One window of Blastocatellia bacterium genomic DNA carries:
- a CDS encoding amidohydrolase family protein produces MSGQRFIIDAHTHLYTIDLYTLRPRSADYKALVKRTIDGYLDWLDRFEVHQAAASSLTPMIFRCWKSRHGGNEEVFELMKIRPDRVLGQYVPNVYEGAAAVKEKITEAVEKYGCRGIKIHPWVQGFPANDELVYPVFEKAAEFRLPVLIHSGTAPYCTPLLIADIARKFPDVPVIMGHMGKHELHLDVFPAIRLSENIYLEISGHEVLVTVEQAVREFGARRILFGTDGPSTAFRALVYYVEDMEISNEEKDWIFNRSAREVFGL; encoded by the coding sequence ATGTCGGGCCAACGGTTCATCATTGATGCTCATACTCATCTTTACACCATTGACCTTTACACACTGAGGCCACGAAGCGCCGACTATAAGGCCCTTGTCAAGAGGACCATTGACGGCTATCTGGACTGGCTAGACCGGTTTGAAGTACATCAGGCAGCCGCGTCGAGCTTGACGCCAATGATCTTTCGTTGCTGGAAGAGTCGCCATGGTGGCAACGAAGAAGTATTTGAGCTGATGAAGATTCGTCCGGATCGTGTTCTCGGTCAGTACGTACCCAACGTGTACGAGGGAGCGGCAGCCGTGAAGGAGAAAATAACCGAAGCCGTAGAGAAGTATGGCTGTCGAGGTATCAAGATCCATCCTTGGGTCCAAGGCTTTCCAGCGAATGATGAGCTCGTATATCCGGTGTTCGAGAAGGCGGCTGAGTTCCGGCTTCCTGTTCTCATCCATTCAGGAACAGCTCCTTACTGCACACCGCTGCTTATCGCCGACATCGCTAGGAAATTTCCTGACGTTCCGGTCATCATGGGCCATATGGGCAAGCACGAACTACATCTGGACGTTTTCCCAGCAATCAGGCTGTCCGAAAACATCTATCTCGAAATCAGCGGTCATGAGGTTCTGGTTACTGTCGAGCAGGCCGTCCGGGAATTCGGAGCAAGGCGGATTTTGTTCGGGACTGATGGTCCAAGTACGGCGTTCAGAGCTCTTGTTTACTACGTCGAGGATATGGAGATATCCAACGAAGAGAAGGACTGGATTTTCAACCGCAGCGCACGAGAGGTCTTCGGGTTATAG